Proteins found in one Brachypodium distachyon strain Bd21 chromosome 5, Brachypodium_distachyon_v3.0, whole genome shotgun sequence genomic segment:
- the LOC100839479 gene encoding putative disease resistance protein RGA3 isoform X2 → MVLQELTYLFQAEEDTTESSTFCTEDSSPASPIVVPAGNISPGHLLAISSEINDHIESCHNMIKDLPEALEIEEWNDLIRIEMKKQSTGTDPRETSSCPTEPKVYGRDQEQDLIINKLTSEKSAGENLSVLAIVGYGGVGKTTLANAVFNDSRVSKHFEERLWVYVSVYFDQAKIMHKLLESLIGDKHEKLTSLKELQDNLKYALKSKRVLLVLDDMWEDTQEERWRDLLTPLLSNDVQGNRVLVTTRKPSVAKFTRATDHINLDGLKPDDFWKLFKEWVFGNENFTGERILQEVGKKIVVQLKGNPLAAKSVGTVLRNKLDVDFWTTVLTHNEWKHGEDDYDIMPALMISYKYLPDDLKPCFSYCAVFPKYHRYDKECLVNMWIALGLICSTDMHKRLEDIGSEFFNDLVEWGFLQKEFEFGSLLIMHDLIHDLAQKVSSHENFTIVDNESGEAPQLIRHVSIVTEWQYMTQTDGSVGPNEDFLQGFSSFFGELQQKKLSTVMLFGPHDLDFAHTFCQELTEVKSIRVLKLEMAVFDLDSLIGNISEFVNLRYLELGCIYKGPRLELPEFICKLYHLQVLDIKKNWGSSTVIPRGMNKLVNLRHFIAIEELVAKVPGIGKMVSLQELKAFGVRRVGEFSISQLKRLNHLRGSISIYNLGHVGSQQEAIEASICDKVHLTTLQLSWYPVSGQRAGFSSELPILEDLRPHAGLVNLRIEACRNSVPSWLSTNVHLTSLRSLHLNNCSRWRTIPKPHQLPLLRELHLINMVCLLKIEIGCLEILELRNLQRLTQCRFVDKEQLAVNLRVLEVEYCDRLGEFPEELFISNDLQSECQFTRLRRLQAYKNEKSFDHTNICHLLLIDSLTDIHLSLHSNLGEFRLQQVGLPNRLCMKMNGSRDALRIEGRLFPFGKLRSLVELEISNYPLLTSLPWEGFQQLASLKKLKMIRCSKLFLGSVELSLPPSVEELEFSFCNITGTQVSQFLVNLKSLKNLKLINCEEVTSLPVELFTDEQNQLAEGSWLIPPNCVTTLESLHISFGIEGPTMHFSSKKGLGRFVSLKKVVIENCPILLSTMVSGGTSDIHRSSLIKLHVQGIKDSFLQLSEISSLVELLISNCPALTCVNLDFCTSLQELQIVGCELLSSLEGLQLCKALSKLSIQGCTVLCSLNVSLNTLTELSIERNPNLEDLNLHSCTALQKLCIENCTKMASCEGLKSLVGLEDLKVVNSPGFTMSWLSAAAEGCSQHNYFPQTLQVLDTDDIGFLCMPICSQLSSLKTLIVHGNLESPLGHLKVLTDDHEKALVRLNSLRHLEFDKFEHLKSLPAEFQSLTSLKRLTLDKCGRISSLPVGGLPASLKDMDVNHCSHQLNASCRKMRRFRKIHVRIDGTDVE, encoded by the exons ATGGTGTTGCAGGAACTGACATACCTGTTTCAG GCTGAGGAAGACACCACAGAGAGTTCTACTTTTTGCACAGAAGATTCATCACCGGCCTCTCCAATTGTGGTCCCTGCCGGTAACATTAGCCCGGGGCATCTTCTTGCCATCTCAAGTGAGATAAATGATCACATTGAGTCATGCCACAATATGATCAAGGATCTACCGGAGGCTTTAGAGATTGAAGAATGGAATGACCTTATCCGTATTGAGATGAAAAAACAGAGCACAGGGACTGATCCCCGGGAGACGTCATCATGTCCTACTGAACCCAAAGTTTATGGTAGGGACCAAGAGCAGGACCTGATAATAAACAAGTTAACGAGTGAGAAATCCGCTGGGGAAAACCTCTCCGTCCTTGCCATCGTCGGTTATGGAGGTGTTGGAAAGACTACTTTGGCTAATGCGGTATTCAATGACTCTCGTGTGTCAAAACATTTTGAAGAACGATTATGGGTTtatgtttctgtatattttgATCAAGCCAAGATTATGCACAAATTGTTGGAGTCCTTGATTGGGGACAAGCACGAAAAACTCACTAGCTTGAAGGAACTCCAGGACAACCTAAAATATGCACTGAAATCGAAACGGGTGCTACTTGTACTGGACGACATGTGGGAAGACACACAAGAGGAAAGATGGCGTGATCTGCTAACTCCACTGCTTTCCAATGATGTCCAGGGAAATAGGGTTCTGGTCACCACTCGGAAGCCATCTGTTGCAAAATTCACGAGAGCTACAGATCACATTAATCTGGACGGTTTAAAGCCAGATGACTTTTGGAAATTGTTTAAAGAATGGGTCTTCGGAAATGAGAACTTCACAGGAGAGAGGATATTGCAGGAAGTTGGGAAGAAGATAGTTGTTCAGTTAAAAGGAAATCCTTTAGCAGCAAAAAGTGTGGGCACAGTATTGAGAAATAAACTTGACGTTGATTTCTGGACAACAGTTCTAACTCATAATGAATGGAAGCACGGGGAAGATGACTATGATATAATGCCGGCCTTGATGATCAGCTACAAATATCTGCCTGATGACCTCAAGCCCTGTTTCTCGTACTGTGCTGTGTTCCCAAAGTATCATAGGTATGATAAAGAATGTTTGGTCAATATGTGGATAGCCCTCGGTTTGATATGTTCCACCGACATGCATAAACGATTGGAGGACATTGGAAGTGAATTTTTCAATGACTTAGTCGAATGGGGATTTCTCCAAaaagaatttgaatttggaagCTTACTTATCATGCATGATCTCATTCATGATTTGGCACAGAAGGTCTCATCTCATGAGAACTTCACTATAGTGGACAATGAGTCTGGAGAAGCACCACAGCTTATTCGTCATGTCAGTATAGTCACAGAATGGCAGTACATGACACAAACAGATGGCAGCGTGGGTCCTAATGAGGATTTTCTGCAAGGTTTTTCCAGTTTCTTCGGCGAGTTGCAACAAAAGAAGCTAAGCACAGTGATGTTATTTGGGCCACATGACTTGGACTTTGCACACACATTTTGTCAAGAACTGACTGAAGTGAAGTCAATCCGCGTGTTGAAATTGGAGATGGCAGTCTTTGATTTGGATTCACTAATAGGTAACATCTCAGAATTTGTCAATCTTCGTTATCTGGAGTTGGGATGCATTTATAAGGGACCCAGGCTGGAATTGCCAGAGTTTATATGTAAGCTGTATCATCTGCAAGTCCTGGATATAAAGAAGAACTGGGGATCTAGCACAGTTATTCCGAGAGGCATGAACAAGCTTGTTAACTTGCGCCATTTTATTGCTATTGAAGAGTTAGTTGCAAAAGTACCTGGGATAGGGAAGATGGTTTCCCTTCAAGAGCTCAAGGCATTTGGTGTCAGAAGGGTGGGTGAGTTCAGCATATCACAGCTGAAAAGGTTGAATCATCTCAGAGGATCAATTAGCATTTACAATCTTGGTCATGTAGGAAGCCAACAGGAGGCcattgaagcaagcatctgTGACAAGGTCCACCTCACTACTTTGCAGTTATCATGGTATCCTGTGTCTGGGCAGAGAGCTGGTTTTTCAAGTGAACTTCCAATCCTTGAGGATCTTAGACCACATGCTGGCCTTGTGAATCTGAGAATCGAGGCATGTAGAAATTCTGTTCCGTCATGGCTCAGCACCAATGTTCATCTCACCTCACTGCGGTCACTTCATCTGAATAACTGCTCCAGGTGGCGCACAATTCCAAAACCCCATCAGCTGCCTCTACTTCGGGAGTTGCATTTGATTAACATGGTTTGTCTTCTGAAAATTGAGATTGGCTGTCTGGAGATACTTGAATTGCGCAATTTGCAAAGATTGACGCAGTGCAGATTTGTGGACAAGGAGCAGTTAGCTGTGAATCTGAGGGTTCTTGAAGTAGAGTACTGCGATAGATTGGGTGAGTTCCCTGAGGAGCTATTCATCTCGAATGATCTGCAAAGTGAATGTCAGTTCACTCGTCTTCGCAGGCTTCAGGCATATAAGAATGAGAAGAGCTTCGATCACACTAACATTTGCCACCTTTTGCTCATAGATTCTTTGACGGATATACACTTGTCCTTGCATTCTAATCTTGGGGAATTTCGGCTTCAACAAGTAGGCCTGCCAAATAGGTTGTGCATGAAAATGAATGGAAGTCGAGACGCTTTGAGAATAGAGGGAAGATTGTTCCCTTTTGGCAAACTCAGGAGTCTAGTGGAGCTTGAGATCAGCAATTATCCACTTCTGACGTCCTTACCATGGGAAGGCTTTCAACAGTTGGCATCACTGAAGAAGTTGAAGATGATCAGATGCTCTAAACTTTTTTTGGGAAGTGTTGAGCTGTCTCTGCCACCATCAGTCGAAGAACTCGAGTTCAGTTTCTGCAACATTACGGGGACACAAGTATCACAATTCCTGGTGAATCTTAAGTCACTAAAGAACCTCAAACTAATTAATTGTGAAGAAGTGACATCCTTGCCTGTAGAGTTGTTTACAGATGAACAGAACCAATTGGCAGAAGGCTCTTGGCTCATCCCTCCCAACTGTGTTACCACTTTGGAAAGCTTGCATATCTCTTTTGGGATTGAAGGTCCAACGATGCATTTTTCGAGCAAGAAAGGTCTTGGAAGATTTGTATCTCTTAAGAAAGTTGTCATTGAAAATTGCCCGATTCTCCTGTCCACAATGGTTTCAGGAGGTACATCTGACATACATCGGTCTTCTCTAATAAAACTGCATGTGCAGGGAATCAAAGACAGCTTTCTGCAACTCTCAGAAATCTCTTCACTTGTTGAATTACTCATCTCTAATTGCCCAGCTTTGACGTGTGTCAACCTTGATTTTTGCACTTCATTACAAGAGCTACAGATTGTAGGATGTGAATTGTTATCGTCACTTGAAGGTTTGCAGTTATGTAAAGCATTGAGCAAGTTGAGCATACAAGGTTGTACTGTTCTCTGTTCACTCAATGTATCGCTCAACACTCTCACAGAACTGAGCATAGAGAGGAATCCAAATTTGGAAGATCTGAACCTGCATTCCTGTACGGCACTGCAGAAACTATGCATCGAAAACTGCACTAAAATGGCATCGTGCGAAGGTCTTAAATCCCTTGTTGGTCTCGAGGACTTGAAAGTTGTAAATTCTCCAGGCTTCACAATGTCATGGTTATCAGCAGCGGCAGAAGGATGCAGCCAACATAACTACTTCCCACAAACACTGCAGGTGCTTGATACTGATGACATTGGTTTCCTATGTATGCCCATATGCAGTCAGTTATCTTCTCTTAAGACACTGATTGTTCATGGAAATCTTGAGTCACCACTTGGTCATCTGAAGGTATTGACAGATGACCATGAGAAAGCACTGGTACGACTCAACTCACTGAGACATCTTGAATTTGACAAGTTTGAGCATCTCAAATCTCTGCCAGCAGAATTTCAATCCCTTACCTCACTGAAAAGACTGACTCTTGATAAATGTGGACGTATCTCTTCCCTACCGGTGGGGGGTCTCCCAGCTTCGCTCAAGGACATGGATGTTAATCATTGCAGCCACCAGCTAAATGCGTCATGCAGAAAGATGCGCCGATTTCGGAAGATACATGTAAGAATTGATGGGACTGATGTGGAATGA
- the LOC100839479 gene encoding putative disease resistance protein RGA3 isoform X1: MENEVVPATSAGGREGDLQIWASGSGIGEEVGLLNSALRQMKSVLADVERKEIQNVQLVRSLKEAHHAASQAEDLRGELEYYRIQEKVEREEHDCMDGLIDEQDMVLQELTYLFQAEEDTTESSTFCTEDSSPASPIVVPAGNISPGHLLAISSEINDHIESCHNMIKDLPEALEIEEWNDLIRIEMKKQSTGTDPRETSSCPTEPKVYGRDQEQDLIINKLTSEKSAGENLSVLAIVGYGGVGKTTLANAVFNDSRVSKHFEERLWVYVSVYFDQAKIMHKLLESLIGDKHEKLTSLKELQDNLKYALKSKRVLLVLDDMWEDTQEERWRDLLTPLLSNDVQGNRVLVTTRKPSVAKFTRATDHINLDGLKPDDFWKLFKEWVFGNENFTGERILQEVGKKIVVQLKGNPLAAKSVGTVLRNKLDVDFWTTVLTHNEWKHGEDDYDIMPALMISYKYLPDDLKPCFSYCAVFPKYHRYDKECLVNMWIALGLICSTDMHKRLEDIGSEFFNDLVEWGFLQKEFEFGSLLIMHDLIHDLAQKVSSHENFTIVDNESGEAPQLIRHVSIVTEWQYMTQTDGSVGPNEDFLQGFSSFFGELQQKKLSTVMLFGPHDLDFAHTFCQELTEVKSIRVLKLEMAVFDLDSLIGNISEFVNLRYLELGCIYKGPRLELPEFICKLYHLQVLDIKKNWGSSTVIPRGMNKLVNLRHFIAIEELVAKVPGIGKMVSLQELKAFGVRRVGEFSISQLKRLNHLRGSISIYNLGHVGSQQEAIEASICDKVHLTTLQLSWYPVSGQRAGFSSELPILEDLRPHAGLVNLRIEACRNSVPSWLSTNVHLTSLRSLHLNNCSRWRTIPKPHQLPLLRELHLINMVCLLKIEIGCLEILELRNLQRLTQCRFVDKEQLAVNLRVLEVEYCDRLGEFPEELFISNDLQSECQFTRLRRLQAYKNEKSFDHTNICHLLLIDSLTDIHLSLHSNLGEFRLQQVGLPNRLCMKMNGSRDALRIEGRLFPFGKLRSLVELEISNYPLLTSLPWEGFQQLASLKKLKMIRCSKLFLGSVELSLPPSVEELEFSFCNITGTQVSQFLVNLKSLKNLKLINCEEVTSLPVELFTDEQNQLAEGSWLIPPNCVTTLESLHISFGIEGPTMHFSSKKGLGRFVSLKKVVIENCPILLSTMVSGGTSDIHRSSLIKLHVQGIKDSFLQLSEISSLVELLISNCPALTCVNLDFCTSLQELQIVGCELLSSLEGLQLCKALSKLSIQGCTVLCSLNVSLNTLTELSIERNPNLEDLNLHSCTALQKLCIENCTKMASCEGLKSLVGLEDLKVVNSPGFTMSWLSAAAEGCSQHNYFPQTLQVLDTDDIGFLCMPICSQLSSLKTLIVHGNLESPLGHLKVLTDDHEKALVRLNSLRHLEFDKFEHLKSLPAEFQSLTSLKRLTLDKCGRISSLPVGGLPASLKDMDVNHCSHQLNASCRKMRRFRKIHVRIDGTDVE; the protein is encoded by the exons ATGGAAAATGAGGTGGTTCCTGCTAcgagcgccggcggccgcgaagGCGATCTGCAGATCTGGGCGTCCGGCAGCGGCATTGGGGAGGAAGTGGGGCTTCTGAACTCCGCCCTGAGGCAAATGAAATCGGTGCTTGCCGATGTGGAGCGGAAGGAGATCCAGAACGTGCAGCTGGTGCGATCTCTCAAGGAAGCCCATCATGCGGCTTCGCAGGCCGAGGACCTCCGGGGCGAGCTGGAGTACTACCGCATCCAGGAGAAGGTAGAGAGGGAGGAGCATGACTGCATG GATGGTCTGATCGATGAACAGGACATGGTGTTGCAGGAACTGACATACCTGTTTCAG GCTGAGGAAGACACCACAGAGAGTTCTACTTTTTGCACAGAAGATTCATCACCGGCCTCTCCAATTGTGGTCCCTGCCGGTAACATTAGCCCGGGGCATCTTCTTGCCATCTCAAGTGAGATAAATGATCACATTGAGTCATGCCACAATATGATCAAGGATCTACCGGAGGCTTTAGAGATTGAAGAATGGAATGACCTTATCCGTATTGAGATGAAAAAACAGAGCACAGGGACTGATCCCCGGGAGACGTCATCATGTCCTACTGAACCCAAAGTTTATGGTAGGGACCAAGAGCAGGACCTGATAATAAACAAGTTAACGAGTGAGAAATCCGCTGGGGAAAACCTCTCCGTCCTTGCCATCGTCGGTTATGGAGGTGTTGGAAAGACTACTTTGGCTAATGCGGTATTCAATGACTCTCGTGTGTCAAAACATTTTGAAGAACGATTATGGGTTtatgtttctgtatattttgATCAAGCCAAGATTATGCACAAATTGTTGGAGTCCTTGATTGGGGACAAGCACGAAAAACTCACTAGCTTGAAGGAACTCCAGGACAACCTAAAATATGCACTGAAATCGAAACGGGTGCTACTTGTACTGGACGACATGTGGGAAGACACACAAGAGGAAAGATGGCGTGATCTGCTAACTCCACTGCTTTCCAATGATGTCCAGGGAAATAGGGTTCTGGTCACCACTCGGAAGCCATCTGTTGCAAAATTCACGAGAGCTACAGATCACATTAATCTGGACGGTTTAAAGCCAGATGACTTTTGGAAATTGTTTAAAGAATGGGTCTTCGGAAATGAGAACTTCACAGGAGAGAGGATATTGCAGGAAGTTGGGAAGAAGATAGTTGTTCAGTTAAAAGGAAATCCTTTAGCAGCAAAAAGTGTGGGCACAGTATTGAGAAATAAACTTGACGTTGATTTCTGGACAACAGTTCTAACTCATAATGAATGGAAGCACGGGGAAGATGACTATGATATAATGCCGGCCTTGATGATCAGCTACAAATATCTGCCTGATGACCTCAAGCCCTGTTTCTCGTACTGTGCTGTGTTCCCAAAGTATCATAGGTATGATAAAGAATGTTTGGTCAATATGTGGATAGCCCTCGGTTTGATATGTTCCACCGACATGCATAAACGATTGGAGGACATTGGAAGTGAATTTTTCAATGACTTAGTCGAATGGGGATTTCTCCAAaaagaatttgaatttggaagCTTACTTATCATGCATGATCTCATTCATGATTTGGCACAGAAGGTCTCATCTCATGAGAACTTCACTATAGTGGACAATGAGTCTGGAGAAGCACCACAGCTTATTCGTCATGTCAGTATAGTCACAGAATGGCAGTACATGACACAAACAGATGGCAGCGTGGGTCCTAATGAGGATTTTCTGCAAGGTTTTTCCAGTTTCTTCGGCGAGTTGCAACAAAAGAAGCTAAGCACAGTGATGTTATTTGGGCCACATGACTTGGACTTTGCACACACATTTTGTCAAGAACTGACTGAAGTGAAGTCAATCCGCGTGTTGAAATTGGAGATGGCAGTCTTTGATTTGGATTCACTAATAGGTAACATCTCAGAATTTGTCAATCTTCGTTATCTGGAGTTGGGATGCATTTATAAGGGACCCAGGCTGGAATTGCCAGAGTTTATATGTAAGCTGTATCATCTGCAAGTCCTGGATATAAAGAAGAACTGGGGATCTAGCACAGTTATTCCGAGAGGCATGAACAAGCTTGTTAACTTGCGCCATTTTATTGCTATTGAAGAGTTAGTTGCAAAAGTACCTGGGATAGGGAAGATGGTTTCCCTTCAAGAGCTCAAGGCATTTGGTGTCAGAAGGGTGGGTGAGTTCAGCATATCACAGCTGAAAAGGTTGAATCATCTCAGAGGATCAATTAGCATTTACAATCTTGGTCATGTAGGAAGCCAACAGGAGGCcattgaagcaagcatctgTGACAAGGTCCACCTCACTACTTTGCAGTTATCATGGTATCCTGTGTCTGGGCAGAGAGCTGGTTTTTCAAGTGAACTTCCAATCCTTGAGGATCTTAGACCACATGCTGGCCTTGTGAATCTGAGAATCGAGGCATGTAGAAATTCTGTTCCGTCATGGCTCAGCACCAATGTTCATCTCACCTCACTGCGGTCACTTCATCTGAATAACTGCTCCAGGTGGCGCACAATTCCAAAACCCCATCAGCTGCCTCTACTTCGGGAGTTGCATTTGATTAACATGGTTTGTCTTCTGAAAATTGAGATTGGCTGTCTGGAGATACTTGAATTGCGCAATTTGCAAAGATTGACGCAGTGCAGATTTGTGGACAAGGAGCAGTTAGCTGTGAATCTGAGGGTTCTTGAAGTAGAGTACTGCGATAGATTGGGTGAGTTCCCTGAGGAGCTATTCATCTCGAATGATCTGCAAAGTGAATGTCAGTTCACTCGTCTTCGCAGGCTTCAGGCATATAAGAATGAGAAGAGCTTCGATCACACTAACATTTGCCACCTTTTGCTCATAGATTCTTTGACGGATATACACTTGTCCTTGCATTCTAATCTTGGGGAATTTCGGCTTCAACAAGTAGGCCTGCCAAATAGGTTGTGCATGAAAATGAATGGAAGTCGAGACGCTTTGAGAATAGAGGGAAGATTGTTCCCTTTTGGCAAACTCAGGAGTCTAGTGGAGCTTGAGATCAGCAATTATCCACTTCTGACGTCCTTACCATGGGAAGGCTTTCAACAGTTGGCATCACTGAAGAAGTTGAAGATGATCAGATGCTCTAAACTTTTTTTGGGAAGTGTTGAGCTGTCTCTGCCACCATCAGTCGAAGAACTCGAGTTCAGTTTCTGCAACATTACGGGGACACAAGTATCACAATTCCTGGTGAATCTTAAGTCACTAAAGAACCTCAAACTAATTAATTGTGAAGAAGTGACATCCTTGCCTGTAGAGTTGTTTACAGATGAACAGAACCAATTGGCAGAAGGCTCTTGGCTCATCCCTCCCAACTGTGTTACCACTTTGGAAAGCTTGCATATCTCTTTTGGGATTGAAGGTCCAACGATGCATTTTTCGAGCAAGAAAGGTCTTGGAAGATTTGTATCTCTTAAGAAAGTTGTCATTGAAAATTGCCCGATTCTCCTGTCCACAATGGTTTCAGGAGGTACATCTGACATACATCGGTCTTCTCTAATAAAACTGCATGTGCAGGGAATCAAAGACAGCTTTCTGCAACTCTCAGAAATCTCTTCACTTGTTGAATTACTCATCTCTAATTGCCCAGCTTTGACGTGTGTCAACCTTGATTTTTGCACTTCATTACAAGAGCTACAGATTGTAGGATGTGAATTGTTATCGTCACTTGAAGGTTTGCAGTTATGTAAAGCATTGAGCAAGTTGAGCATACAAGGTTGTACTGTTCTCTGTTCACTCAATGTATCGCTCAACACTCTCACAGAACTGAGCATAGAGAGGAATCCAAATTTGGAAGATCTGAACCTGCATTCCTGTACGGCACTGCAGAAACTATGCATCGAAAACTGCACTAAAATGGCATCGTGCGAAGGTCTTAAATCCCTTGTTGGTCTCGAGGACTTGAAAGTTGTAAATTCTCCAGGCTTCACAATGTCATGGTTATCAGCAGCGGCAGAAGGATGCAGCCAACATAACTACTTCCCACAAACACTGCAGGTGCTTGATACTGATGACATTGGTTTCCTATGTATGCCCATATGCAGTCAGTTATCTTCTCTTAAGACACTGATTGTTCATGGAAATCTTGAGTCACCACTTGGTCATCTGAAGGTATTGACAGATGACCATGAGAAAGCACTGGTACGACTCAACTCACTGAGACATCTTGAATTTGACAAGTTTGAGCATCTCAAATCTCTGCCAGCAGAATTTCAATCCCTTACCTCACTGAAAAGACTGACTCTTGATAAATGTGGACGTATCTCTTCCCTACCGGTGGGGGGTCTCCCAGCTTCGCTCAAGGACATGGATGTTAATCATTGCAGCCACCAGCTAAATGCGTCATGCAGAAAGATGCGCCGATTTCGGAAGATACATGTAAGAATTGATGGGACTGATGTGGAATGA